One window of the Labeo rohita strain BAU-BD-2019 chromosome 9, IGBB_LRoh.1.0, whole genome shotgun sequence genome contains the following:
- the abhd13 gene encoding protein ABHD13, producing MEKPWRLWGALEACLLTMCAWSWGVCRVSLLALILTFHLYGGFILLGLILASVAGILYKFQDVLLYFPDQPSSSRLYVPMPTGIPHENVYIRTKDGVRLNLILLRYTGENPAAAPTILYFHGNAGNIGHRVPNALLMLVNLKTNVVLLDYRGYGKSEGEPSEEGLYQDAEATLDYIMTRPDIDKTKVVLFGRSLGGAVAIRLASCNPHRVAAIMVENTFLSIPHMAATLFSFFPMRYLPLWCYKNKFLSYRHVALCRMPSLFISGLSDQLIPPVMMKQLYELSPSRTKRLAIFPEGTHNDTWQCQGYFAALEQFMKELLKSHAREETAQGTANVTII from the coding sequence ATGGAGAAGCCATGGAGGTTATGGGGGGCATTGGAGGCGTGTTTGCTGACCATGTGCGCCTGGTCCTGGGGAGTCTGCCGTGTCTCCCTGCTGGCCCTCATTCTGACCTTCCACTTGTACGGAGGCTTCATCCTGCTAGGACTCATCCTGGCCTCTGTGGCCGGCATCCTGTACAAGTTCCAGGACGTGCTGCTCTACTTTCCCGACCAGCCCTCATCCTCGCGGCTTTACGTCCCCATGCCGACGGGAATTCCCCACGAAAACGTGTACATCCGCACCAAAGACGGTGTGCGGCTCAACCTCATCCTGCTCCGCTACACCGGTGAAAACCCTGCCGCTGCTCCCACCATTTTATATTTCCACGGCAATGCGGGGAACATCGGCCACCGCGTCCCGAACGCACTGCTCATGCTAGTCAACCTGAAGACCAACGTGGTACTGCTGGACTACAGAGGCTACGGAAAGAGCGAAGGAGAACCTAGCGAAGAGGGCCTGTACCAGGACGCCGAGGCCACCTTGGATTACATCATGACCCGGCCGGACATCGACAAGACCAAGGTGGTGCTATTCGGCCGCTCGTTGGGTGGCGCCGTGGCCATCCGTCTGGCATCGTGTAACCCGCATCGAGTGGCCGCCATCATGGTGGAGAACACTTTCTTGAGCATCCCGCACATGGCGGCCACGCTGTTCTCTTTCTTCCCCATGCGTTACCTACCGCTCTGGTGCTACAAGAACAAGTTTCTGTCCTATAGACATGTGGCGCTGTGCCGTATGCCGTCTCTCTTCATTTCGGGCTTATCAGACCAACTCATCCCTCCGGTGATGATGAAACAGCTGTACGAGCTGTCGCCGTCTCGGACTAAACGCCTCGCCATTTTTCCCGAGGGGACGCACAATGACACCTGGCAGTGCCAGGGTTATTTTGCCGCCCTAGAGCAGTTTATGAAAGAGCTTCTTAAAAGCCATGCCCGAGAAGAGACGGCCCAGGGGACGGCTAACGTCACCATAATCTAG